GGCCTTCTCCTGCCTGTCGTCCAGCTTGCGAAGCTCGGGCAGTATTTTGGCTATGTCGGTGGCATACCTTTTCTGCACCGCATCGCCGGTGGAACTTTTAAGCCCGCCCAAAGCTGCTTCCAAAAAATTGATCAGGTCAGCAAAGCTTGTCCCAATTCGCGTGGCCATGATGGCGCCTCCTAAAAGTTAATGGTTGGGTTGCCGGGGGTATGTTGTTTCTACCTGGAATTATTTTGCAACCATTTTGCCGCCTCTGGCGGCACCCCGCCCTCGGCGGTGGCAAACCATTTCAACCGTTTCAAACCCATTCGTTCGTTAAACTTTCATGTCAAACTCAGGGCAGGCCATTTCCAACGTTGCCGCACCCCGTTGCCCCGCCCCTCAAACCCATCTTCACCCGCCTAATTTAGTCTCAGCGCCTTGGTTTCTATGATAAATACCAGTTCCCCCTGGTGTTCAAAAGCTTGCAATACTTTTTCCTGATCTGGAATAAAATTTTTATCCACCGTGATCAAGGAATTAAAGGGAATATCTACGATGGGGCCGATCTCCTCCACCAGCAGTCCGGTTTCCTTCCCGGCCACAACCGTCATCACCAGATCGCCGGAGGAGGCCGGCAGGGATTTCCCCAGAAACAGG
This portion of the candidate division TA06 bacterium genome encodes:
- a CDS encoding chemotaxis protein CheW, producing the protein MDEAAGKVLIVRSGTEHYALDMTTVQEAVYHPDITVLPRTTGFIAGMCLWRGKQVPVADLGLFLGKSLPASSGDLVMTVVAGKETGLLVEEIGPIVDIPFNSLITVDKNFIPDQEKVLQAFEHQGELVFIIETKALRLN